A stretch of the Mycobacterium shigaense genome encodes the following:
- a CDS encoding RES family NAD+ phosphorylase, which translates to MRQPPDPFDPATATLPAGHLLYRVLSAVRTATEFNPGHGGRTRFGFFGKPVVPVMYAADSEDAAIAETLLHDIPAEGGLLPYDQYATKVLVRLELTRPVRVGVLHGTGLRRLQVTAAELTSGPASSYDSTVQWAAATHGAGLDGLVWMSRQCNDTKAYVFFGDRCAHAFAQDPTHARIFASPADQIWLIDRCAPLHVDVLVEPS; encoded by the coding sequence GTGAGGCAACCGCCAGACCCCTTCGATCCGGCCACCGCCACCCTGCCGGCGGGGCACCTGCTCTACCGCGTGCTGTCGGCCGTCCGGACCGCCACCGAGTTCAACCCCGGGCACGGCGGGCGCACCCGGTTCGGCTTCTTCGGAAAACCGGTCGTGCCGGTCATGTACGCCGCGGACAGCGAGGACGCCGCCATCGCCGAGACGCTGCTGCACGACATCCCGGCCGAGGGCGGCCTGCTGCCCTACGACCAATACGCCACCAAGGTGTTGGTACGCCTCGAGCTGACGCGGCCGGTACGCGTCGGAGTGCTGCACGGCACGGGGCTGCGCCGTCTCCAGGTGACCGCCGCCGAGCTCACGTCCGGCCCGGCGTCAAGCTACGACAGCACCGTGCAGTGGGCGGCCGCGACCCACGGCGCGGGGCTGGACGGATTGGTGTGGATGTCGCGGCAATGCAACGACACCAAGGCATACGTCTTCTTCGGCGACCGGTGCGCGCACGCCTTCGCCCAGGACCCCACCCACGCGCGCATCTTCGCCAGCCCCGCCGACCAGATCTGGCTGATCGACCGGTGCGCACCGCTGCACGTCGACGTGCTCGTGGAGCCCTCATGA
- a CDS encoding YajQ family cyclic di-GMP-binding protein has protein sequence MADSSFDIVSKFDRQEVDNALNQAAKELSTRFDFRGTDTTIAWKGEESVELTSSTEERIKAAVDVFKEKLIRRDISMKAFDAGEPQPSGKTFKVTGTLKQGIDSENAKKITKLIRDEGPKGVKAQIQGDEIRVSSKKRDDLQSVQALLRNADLDVALQFVNYR, from the coding sequence ATGGCCGACTCATCGTTCGACATCGTCAGCAAGTTCGACCGGCAAGAGGTCGACAACGCGCTCAACCAGGCGGCCAAGGAGCTGTCCACCCGTTTCGACTTCCGCGGCACCGACACCACGATCGCGTGGAAGGGCGAAGAATCCGTCGAGCTGACCTCGTCGACCGAGGAGCGCATCAAGGCCGCGGTCGACGTCTTCAAGGAGAAGCTGATCCGCCGCGACATCTCGATGAAGGCCTTCGACGCCGGCGAGCCGCAGCCTTCCGGCAAGACGTTCAAGGTCACCGGCACCCTCAAGCAGGGCATCGACAGCGAGAACGCGAAGAAGATCACCAAACTGATCCGCGACGAGGGGCCCAAGGGCGTCAAGGCTCAGATCCAGGGCGACGAGATCCGCGTCAGCAGCAAGAAACGCGACGACCTGCAGTCTGTTCAGGCGCTGCTGCGCAACGCCGACCTGGACGTCGCGCTGCAGTTCGTCAACTACCGCTAG
- the hsaA gene encoding 3-hydroxy-9,10-secoandrosta-1,3,5(10)-triene-9,17-dione monooxygenase oxygenase subunit, with protein sequence MTSTQQRHAQSVLADIDDLLPRISARTLMTEDRRRLPEESVQELRDIGFFTLLQPEQWGGLQCDPTLFFEAVRRLASACGSTGWVASILGVHNWHLAQFDQRAQEDVWGEDPNLRVSSSYAPMGAGEAVDGGYLVNGSWNWSSGCDHATWAFLGGPVIKDGRPVDFGSFLIPSSEYRIDDVWHVVGLKGTGSNTVVVKDVFVPAHRFLSYQAMNDHTAGGLRTNTAPVYKMPWGTMHPTTISAPIVGMAYGAYDAHVEHQGKRVRAAFAGEKAKDDPFAKVRIAEAASDIDAAWRQLMGNVGDEYALLAAGKEIPFELRARARRDQVRATARSIASIDRLFEAAGATALANDAPVQRFWRDAHAGRVHAANDPERAYVIFGNNEFGLPPGDTMV encoded by the coding sequence ATGACGTCGACCCAGCAACGCCACGCCCAATCGGTCTTGGCCGACATCGATGATCTGCTGCCGCGGATCAGCGCGCGCACACTGATGACGGAGGATCGGCGCCGGCTGCCCGAAGAGTCCGTTCAAGAGCTGCGGGACATCGGCTTTTTCACCTTGCTCCAACCTGAGCAGTGGGGTGGGCTGCAATGCGATCCGACGCTGTTCTTCGAGGCCGTGCGGCGGCTGGCCAGTGCGTGCGGGTCCACCGGCTGGGTGGCATCGATTCTCGGCGTGCACAACTGGCACCTGGCGCAGTTCGACCAGCGGGCCCAGGAGGACGTGTGGGGCGAGGACCCGAACTTGCGGGTGTCGTCGTCGTATGCGCCGATGGGTGCCGGCGAGGCCGTCGACGGCGGCTACCTGGTCAACGGCTCGTGGAATTGGTCGTCGGGGTGTGATCACGCCACGTGGGCGTTCCTCGGCGGTCCGGTCATCAAGGACGGTCGCCCGGTCGACTTCGGCAGCTTCCTGATTCCGTCCAGCGAGTACCGCATCGACGACGTGTGGCATGTGGTCGGGCTGAAGGGCACCGGCAGCAACACCGTCGTCGTCAAGGACGTCTTCGTTCCCGCGCACCGGTTCCTGTCGTACCAGGCGATGAACGACCACACCGCGGGGGGCCTGCGCACCAATACCGCTCCGGTCTACAAAATGCCTTGGGGCACAATGCATCCCACCACAATCTCGGCGCCTATCGTCGGGATGGCCTACGGCGCCTACGACGCCCACGTCGAGCACCAGGGCAAGCGGGTGCGCGCCGCGTTCGCCGGGGAAAAGGCCAAGGACGACCCGTTTGCCAAGGTCCGCATCGCCGAGGCGGCCAGCGACATCGACGCCGCGTGGCGCCAGTTGATGGGCAACGTCGGCGACGAGTACGCGCTGCTGGCGGCCGGCAAGGAGATCCCGTTCGAGCTGCGGGCGCGGGCTCGCCGCGACCAAGTGCGGGCCACGGCCCGGTCAATCGCCTCCATCGACCGCTTGTTCGAGGCTGCCGGGGCTACCGCATTGGCCAACGACGCACCGGTGCAACGGTTCTGGCGTGACGCGCACGCCGGGCGGGTGCACGCCGCCAACGACCCGGAGCGCGCGTATGTGATCTTCGGGAACAACGAGTTCGGGTTGCCGCCCGGCGACACCATGGTCTAG
- a CDS encoding cytochrome P450, protein MAHPQLPPGFDFTDPDIYAERLPVEELADLRRTAPIWWNEQPIGKGGFNDGGYWVVTKHKDVKEVSRRSDVFSTWQNTAIPRFADDMTREDIELQRFVLLNMDPPQHTRLRRIISRGFTPRAIGRLRDELNERAQGIAKAAAAEGSGDFVEQVACELPLQAIAGLLGVPQEDRTKLFQWSNEMTGSSDPEYAHIDPKVSSAEVLAYAMKMAEIKAKNPGNDIVTTLIEADVEGEKLSEDEFGFFVMMLAVAGNETTRNSITQGMMAFADFPDQWELYKEQRPETAADEIVRWATPVTAFQRTALADTELSGVAIKKDQRVLMFYRSANFDEDVFDNPHAFNIFRNPNPHVGFGGTGEHYCIGANLAKLTIGLMFNAIADHMPDLTSVAKPERLRSGWLNGIKHWQVDYQGGSSGGCPVAH, encoded by the coding sequence ATGGCCCATCCGCAACTGCCCCCCGGGTTCGACTTCACCGATCCCGATATCTACGCCGAGCGTCTGCCGGTCGAGGAGTTGGCCGATTTACGCCGTACGGCGCCGATCTGGTGGAACGAGCAACCGATCGGCAAGGGTGGCTTCAACGACGGTGGCTACTGGGTGGTGACCAAACACAAAGACGTCAAGGAGGTGTCGCGACGCAGCGACGTGTTCTCCACCTGGCAGAACACCGCGATTCCCCGCTTCGCCGACGACATGACCCGGGAAGACATCGAGCTGCAGCGCTTCGTCCTGCTGAACATGGATCCGCCGCAGCACACCCGGCTGCGGCGGATCATCTCGCGCGGGTTCACGCCCCGGGCGATCGGCCGGCTGCGCGACGAGCTCAATGAGCGGGCGCAGGGCATCGCCAAGGCGGCCGCCGCCGAGGGCTCCGGAGATTTCGTCGAGCAGGTGGCGTGCGAGCTGCCGCTGCAGGCGATTGCCGGGCTGCTGGGCGTGCCCCAGGAGGACCGCACCAAGCTGTTTCAGTGGTCCAACGAGATGACCGGCAGCTCGGACCCGGAGTATGCACACATCGACCCCAAGGTGTCGTCGGCCGAGGTGCTGGCCTATGCGATGAAAATGGCCGAAATCAAGGCCAAGAACCCGGGCAACGACATCGTCACGACACTGATCGAGGCGGACGTCGAGGGGGAGAAGCTCTCCGAGGACGAGTTTGGATTCTTCGTCATGATGCTGGCGGTGGCGGGCAACGAGACCACCCGCAACTCCATCACCCAGGGCATGATGGCTTTCGCCGATTTCCCCGACCAGTGGGAGCTGTACAAAGAGCAGCGCCCAGAGACCGCCGCGGACGAGATCGTGCGGTGGGCAACGCCGGTCACGGCATTTCAGCGCACCGCGCTGGCGGATACCGAACTGTCGGGCGTCGCGATCAAGAAGGATCAGCGAGTGCTGATGTTCTATCGCTCGGCCAACTTCGACGAGGATGTCTTCGATAATCCGCACGCGTTCAACATCTTTCGGAATCCGAACCCGCATGTGGGGTTCGGCGGCACCGGTGAGCATTACTGCATCGGCGCCAACCTGGCCAAGCTGACGATCGGCCTGATGTTCAACGCGATCGCCGACCACATGCCGGATCTGACGTCGGTCGCCAAGCCCGAGCGACTCCGGTCGGGATGGCTCAATGGGATCAAGCACTGGCAGGTCGACTACCAGGGCGGCTCATCGGGCGGGTGCCCCGTCGCCCATTAG
- a CDS encoding IS481 family transposase gives MSHRNARTTFHGRLLMVQRYHQGWPKAHIAAAMGVSRKCVHTWIRRFEIDGQAGLVDRSCRPHTMPTRTPQGLENQIVAWRRRHRCGPEEIGIKLGVSTRTVSRVLRRRSVSYLRDCDPITGVPIRASKASAVRYERERPGELVHVDVKKLGRIPDGGGWRAHGRSEEVRGRGIGYDYVHSMVDDHSRLAYSEILLDEKGPTCAGFLSRGAAYFAACGITRIEQVITDNHLSYRRSTAFAEAVEQLGASQLFIKPHCPWQNGKAERYNRTLQSEWAYRRVFVSNAARAQALAPWLTVYNTQRRHSSLGGYPPISRL, from the coding sequence GTGTCCCACCGTAATGCCCGCACCACGTTTCATGGCCGACTGCTCATGGTGCAGCGGTATCACCAGGGCTGGCCCAAGGCCCATATCGCCGCGGCGATGGGGGTATCACGCAAGTGCGTGCATACCTGGATCAGGCGCTTTGAGATCGACGGGCAGGCGGGCCTGGTTGACCGTTCCTGCCGGCCGCACACGATGCCCACCCGCACGCCACAGGGTTTGGAGAACCAGATCGTGGCCTGGCGACGCCGGCATCGCTGCGGCCCGGAGGAGATCGGGATCAAGCTGGGGGTGTCCACCCGCACCGTCTCGCGGGTGTTGCGCCGCCGCAGTGTGTCCTATCTGCGCGACTGCGATCCGATAACCGGCGTACCGATCCGAGCATCCAAAGCCAGCGCGGTGCGCTACGAACGGGAACGTCCCGGTGAGCTGGTGCACGTCGATGTCAAGAAGCTCGGCAGGATCCCCGACGGCGGTGGCTGGCGTGCCCACGGACGCAGCGAGGAGGTTCGCGGCCGCGGGATCGGCTATGACTATGTGCATTCCATGGTCGATGACCACTCCCGGCTGGCGTACTCCGAGATCTTGCTCGATGAGAAAGGGCCTACCTGTGCCGGCTTCCTTAGCCGTGGTGCGGCCTACTTCGCCGCTTGCGGGATCACCCGCATCGAGCAGGTCATCACCGACAACCACCTCAGCTACCGCCGCTCAACGGCCTTCGCCGAGGCGGTCGAGCAGTTAGGGGCCAGCCAACTTTTCATCAAGCCGCACTGCCCCTGGCAGAATGGCAAAGCCGAAAGATACAACCGCACTCTGCAATCCGAGTGGGCCTATCGGCGGGTCTTTGTGTCCAACGCCGCCAGAGCTCAGGCCCTTGCGCCATGGCTCACTGTCTACAACACTCAACGCCGTCACAGCTCACTCGGCGGCTATCCGCCCATCAGCCGACTGTGA
- a CDS encoding Rieske 2Fe-2S domain-containing protein — MGADTAGVREIDAGSLPSRFARGWHCLGPVKDFLDGEPHPINAFGTKLVVFADAERDTVHVLDAYCRHMGGDLSQGTIKDGTVACPFHDWRWGGDGKCRHVPYAKRTPRFARTRSWTTDTRGGLLFVWHDPEDNPPPPELQIPEIPEAHSDSWTEWRWNRKLIEGSNCREIIDNIVDMAHFFYIHYGFPTYFKNVFEGHIASQYLRTVGRPDVKLGGSHYTGEQILDSEASYFGPSFMINWLHNSYGGYKVESILINCHYPVTQNSFMLQWGISVQKPQGMSDADTDKLSAAFTDGVSMGFLQDVEIWKHKTRIENPLLVEEDGPVYQLRRWYEQFYVDSADVTAAMTDRFEFEVDTSTANEYWQTEVAENLQSEAAQLR, encoded by the coding sequence ATGGGAGCCGATACCGCCGGCGTTCGGGAGATCGATGCCGGCAGTCTGCCGAGCAGGTTCGCCCGCGGCTGGCATTGCCTGGGCCCGGTCAAGGATTTCCTGGACGGCGAACCGCACCCGATCAACGCGTTCGGCACCAAGCTGGTCGTCTTCGCCGACGCCGAGCGTGACACCGTGCATGTTCTCGACGCGTACTGCCGGCACATGGGCGGGGACCTGTCGCAGGGCACGATCAAGGACGGGACCGTCGCGTGCCCGTTCCACGACTGGCGGTGGGGCGGCGACGGCAAATGCCGCCACGTCCCCTATGCCAAGCGCACCCCACGGTTCGCCCGCACCCGGTCGTGGACAACCGACACACGCGGCGGGCTGTTGTTCGTCTGGCACGACCCGGAGGACAACCCGCCGCCCCCGGAGCTGCAGATCCCCGAGATTCCCGAGGCCCACAGTGACTCGTGGACCGAATGGCGTTGGAACAGAAAGCTTATCGAAGGCTCCAACTGCCGCGAGATCATCGACAACATCGTCGACATGGCGCACTTCTTCTACATCCACTACGGGTTCCCCACCTACTTCAAGAACGTCTTCGAGGGCCACATCGCGTCGCAATACCTACGCACCGTGGGCCGTCCCGACGTCAAGCTGGGCGGTTCGCACTACACCGGCGAACAAATCCTGGACTCCGAAGCGTCCTATTTCGGTCCGTCCTTCATGATCAACTGGCTGCACAACAGTTACGGCGGCTACAAAGTGGAGTCGATTCTGATCAACTGCCATTACCCCGTCACACAGAACTCTTTCATGCTGCAGTGGGGCATCAGCGTGCAAAAGCCGCAGGGCATGAGCGACGCGGACACCGACAAGCTCTCCGCAGCTTTCACCGACGGTGTCAGCATGGGATTCCTGCAGGACGTCGAAATCTGGAAGCACAAGACCCGCATCGAAAACCCGCTGCTGGTGGAAGAGGATGGGCCGGTCTACCAGCTGCGCCGCTGGTATGAACAGTTCTACGTCGACTCCGCCGACGTCACGGCGGCAATGACCGACCGCTTCGAGTTCGAGGTCGACACGAGCACCGCGAATGAGTACTGGCAGACCGAGGTGGCAGAGAACCTGCAAAGCGAGGCCGCCCAGCTGCGCTAG